The following proteins are co-located in the Echinicola sp. 20G genome:
- a CDS encoding SDR family oxidoreductase: MNTQKNNKPSILITGANGLLGQKLVKRLIEKGSFEIIATGRGACRLPASWKDYTYASMDITSQEDVKSVFNKFQPDLVIHGAAMTNVDQCETEKEACYQQNVAAVQHIIKACEQHDSYMVHVSTDFIFDGEDGPYDEAAKPNPVNYYGETKLLAEELIQHSNINWGIARTVLVYGISHDMSRSNIVLWVKNSIEQGKDLQLVDDQLRTPTLAEDLAEGCILMAEQKARGIFNISGEELLTPYDMAIKTADFFKLDKSKINRTNSSTFTQPAKRPLKTGFNIQKAKTQLNYQPKSFNEGIDILAKQLNLAN, from the coding sequence TTGAATACGCAGAAGAACAATAAACCATCTATCTTAATTACTGGAGCCAATGGACTTTTGGGACAAAAGCTGGTAAAGCGCTTGATCGAAAAAGGTTCATTTGAAATTATCGCTACGGGAAGGGGAGCTTGCAGGCTTCCTGCCTCTTGGAAGGATTACACCTATGCTTCTATGGACATCACTTCTCAGGAAGATGTCAAAAGTGTCTTTAACAAATTCCAACCGGACCTAGTCATTCATGGTGCTGCCATGACCAATGTGGACCAATGTGAAACAGAAAAAGAGGCATGCTACCAACAGAATGTGGCTGCAGTGCAACATATCATCAAAGCTTGTGAGCAACATGACTCCTACATGGTTCATGTCTCTACTGACTTTATTTTCGATGGGGAAGATGGGCCTTATGATGAGGCTGCCAAGCCAAACCCGGTCAATTATTATGGTGAGACCAAATTATTGGCAGAAGAGCTGATCCAACACTCAAACATCAATTGGGGGATTGCCCGGACCGTGCTGGTTTATGGTATTTCCCACGATATGAGCCGCTCAAACATTGTACTTTGGGTGAAGAACTCTATCGAACAGGGCAAAGACCTACAACTGGTAGACGACCAGCTCAGAACCCCTACGCTGGCCGAGGACCTAGCCGAGGGTTGTATTTTGATGGCAGAACAAAAGGCTAGGGGTATTTTTAACATCTCCGGGGAAGAGTTATTGACCCCTTACGACATGGCAATAAAGACGGCTGACTTTTTTAAATTGGACAAATCCAAGATCAATAGAACAAACTCAAGTACCTTTACCCAGCCAGCAAAAAGACCCCTAAAAACAGGTTTTAACATTCAAAAAGCTAAAACTCAGTTGAATTATCAGCCAAAAAGTTTCAATGAAGGGATTGATATTCTAGCAAAACAACTTAATTTAGCTAATTGA
- a CDS encoding peptidylprolyl isomerase translates to MNKKLLWFACLLPLVFSCASEKDALIKIHTRHGDIYAILYDETPKHKANFIDLAESGRFDSTEFHRVIEDFMIQGGDVFTKEVLPESEQYTIPAEFNKNLIHEKGAIAAARQGDNINPEQRSNGSQFYIVEGKVYTELELTTDMKRLQKYFMKYITLESRKDLAKRYVELYNFGDFNGMTQLMLSKKGEMEEFLNINLDKKLTPQQIDTYTTVGGTPHLDEEYTVFGKVIKGMDVVEKIAAEKTDDMDVPVDPVYITVEVENISKKKITKEYGFEYAEEQ, encoded by the coding sequence ATGAACAAGAAACTTTTATGGTTTGCCTGCTTGCTACCATTGGTATTCTCATGTGCTTCTGAAAAAGATGCTTTAATCAAAATTCACACACGTCATGGAGACATCTATGCGATCCTGTACGACGAAACCCCAAAACATAAAGCCAACTTCATCGATCTAGCGGAATCCGGCCGTTTCGATTCTACTGAATTCCATCGGGTCATTGAAGATTTTATGATTCAAGGAGGCGATGTTTTTACCAAGGAAGTATTACCGGAATCTGAACAATACACCATTCCAGCGGAGTTCAACAAAAATCTCATCCATGAAAAAGGCGCCATAGCAGCTGCTCGCCAGGGTGACAACATCAACCCGGAACAACGCTCCAATGGCAGCCAGTTTTATATTGTGGAAGGAAAAGTTTATACTGAGTTAGAGTTGACCACAGACATGAAACGGCTACAAAAGTATTTCATGAAATACATTACTTTGGAAAGTAGAAAGGACTTGGCCAAGCGCTACGTGGAACTATATAACTTTGGAGATTTTAATGGAATGACCCAATTGATGCTTTCCAAGAAAGGCGAAATGGAAGAGTTCCTCAATATCAACTTGGACAAAAAGCTCACGCCACAACAAATTGACACCTACACCACTGTCGGTGGCACACCTCATCTAGACGAAGAATATACTGTATTTGGCAAAGTCATCAAAGGAATGGATGTGGTGGAGAAGATCGCTGCTGAAAAGACAGACGATATGGACGTACCAGTTGATCCTGTCTATATCACGGTAGAAGTAGAAAACATCTCAAAGAAAAAAATCACCAAAGAATACGGTTTTGAATACGCAGAAGAACAATAA
- the rimK gene encoding 30S ribosomal protein S6--L-glutamate ligase → MRIAVLSRNPNLYSTRRLKEAIEAAGHEALVIDHSLCDLVIEQEGPSIFYKGEKLSNIQAIIPRIGASVTFYGTAVVRQFELMGTFSAVESQAIVRSRDKLRSLQILSREGLGMPKTAFTNFSKGGEKQLIDQVGGAPLIIKLLEGTQGLGVVLAETRKAGQSVIEAFHGLKARVIVQEFIKEAKGADIRAFVVNGRVVGAMKRQGEEGEFRSNLHRGGKATVIKLSAAERKAALGAAKALGLTVAGVDMLQSARGPLILEVNSSPGLEGIEKATGINIAGKIVEFIEASANKKTTKRKIKE, encoded by the coding sequence ATGAGAATAGCCGTATTATCAAGAAACCCAAATTTATACTCTACAAGGAGACTAAAAGAAGCCATCGAGGCCGCTGGGCATGAAGCCTTGGTCATTGACCATTCACTATGCGATTTGGTGATTGAGCAAGAAGGACCTTCCATCTTCTACAAAGGAGAAAAGTTATCCAACATACAAGCCATTATCCCAAGAATCGGAGCATCAGTCACCTTTTATGGTACGGCTGTAGTCCGTCAGTTTGAGCTTATGGGCACTTTCTCTGCCGTGGAATCTCAAGCCATTGTGAGAAGCCGAGATAAACTTCGAAGCCTACAAATTCTTTCAAGAGAAGGTTTAGGGATGCCCAAAACAGCCTTTACCAATTTCTCTAAAGGGGGCGAAAAACAATTGATTGACCAAGTTGGTGGAGCACCTTTGATCATCAAATTGCTGGAAGGCACCCAAGGCCTAGGGGTTGTTTTGGCAGAAACCAGAAAAGCAGGTCAATCTGTAATCGAGGCATTCCATGGGTTGAAGGCAAGGGTTATTGTCCAGGAATTCATCAAAGAAGCGAAAGGAGCCGACATCCGGGCTTTTGTGGTCAACGGAAGAGTAGTTGGTGCCATGAAACGACAGGGAGAGGAAGGCGAATTCAGGTCCAATCTTCACAGAGGAGGAAAAGCCACAGTCATCAAGCTTTCAGCAGCAGAAAGAAAAGCAGCATTGGGCGCAGCAAAAGCCTTGGGATTGACAGTAGCTGGAGTGGACATGCTCCAATCTGCCCGGGGCCCTTTGATCCTAGAAGTCAACAGTTCTCCCGGACTGGAAGGCATTGAAAAGGCCACAGGAATCAATATTGCAGGAAAAATCGTTGAATTCATCGAAGCTTCCGCCAACAAAAAAACAACTAAAAGAAAAATCAAAGAATAA
- a CDS encoding RimK/LysX family protein has product MKKHVIGRREKISLPEWDLFMISAKVDTGAYTNAIHCEWMEEKVIDGEEVLEFKLLSPKHRLFKDTTFRTNRYSLKKVKNSFGGAELRYKITTKVVMFDEEFETEFTLSDRSKMRNAILLGRKMLKGRFIVDVDEANLSKKSKASQK; this is encoded by the coding sequence ATGAAAAAACATGTTATTGGTAGAAGAGAAAAAATAAGCCTTCCAGAATGGGACTTGTTCATGATTTCCGCTAAAGTGGACACCGGTGCCTACACCAATGCCATTCATTGTGAATGGATGGAAGAAAAAGTAATTGATGGTGAAGAAGTCCTGGAATTCAAATTGCTTTCTCCAAAACACCGCCTTTTTAAAGACACTACCTTTAGGACAAATAGATATAGTCTCAAAAAAGTCAAAAACTCTTTTGGAGGAGCTGAATTAAGGTATAAAATCACTACCAAAGTGGTGATGTTTGATGAGGAGTTCGAGACGGAATTTACCTTGTCGGACCGTTCTAAAATGCGAAATGCCATTTTATTGGGCAGAAAAATGCTTAAAGGCCGGTTTATCGTAGATGTCGATGAAGCCAACCTATCCAAAAAATCAAAAGCCTCACAGAAATGA
- the hemC gene encoding hydroxymethylbilane synthase, whose amino-acid sequence MQPIKIGTRGSKLALYQAYHIADLLKEKGLQTEIVTIETKGDKILDVSISKIGSKGVFTEELEDQLASGEVDIAVHSAKDMPSSLPEGFELISFTEREKVNDIILSHKTDIDYKNPEKPLLLGTSSTRRVATLKHFYPHIQTVEVRGNLQTRIKKMESGVCDALLLAYAGAHRMGYDDMIRHELSLDEFTPAVGQGSIAVEASHRLDSDLKKLIIAATHHQETGYRLVAERSYLKVLEGGCSIPVFCLANYQNGTISLNGGIVSLDGQERIQHSISGAAEKAEELGKMLAEKVIQSGGDRILAEIKRNLNK is encoded by the coding sequence ATGCAGCCTATCAAAATAGGAACCAGAGGTAGCAAACTTGCCCTGTATCAAGCTTATCACATTGCAGACCTGCTTAAGGAAAAAGGACTTCAAACAGAAATTGTCACGATAGAAACCAAAGGAGACAAAATTCTCGATGTCTCCATTTCAAAAATCGGAAGCAAAGGGGTTTTCACTGAAGAATTGGAAGACCAGTTAGCATCTGGCGAAGTGGATATTGCTGTTCACAGCGCCAAAGACATGCCTTCCAGTTTACCTGAAGGTTTTGAGTTAATCTCTTTTACGGAGCGTGAAAAAGTAAATGACATTATTCTCAGCCACAAAACTGACATTGATTATAAAAACCCGGAAAAACCTTTATTACTGGGCACTTCTTCTACTAGGAGAGTTGCCACGTTGAAGCATTTCTATCCCCATATCCAAACCGTAGAAGTAAGGGGCAACCTACAGACCCGTATTAAAAAAATGGAATCCGGAGTTTGTGATGCCTTACTTTTGGCCTATGCTGGAGCGCATAGAATGGGGTATGATGACATGATCCGTCATGAACTTTCTCTGGATGAATTTACCCCTGCGGTAGGTCAGGGAAGCATAGCAGTAGAAGCTTCGCACAGACTGGACAGCGACCTTAAAAAACTTATCATTGCAGCCACCCACCATCAAGAGACAGGGTATAGGTTGGTTGCAGAACGCAGCTATCTAAAAGTATTGGAAGGTGGATGCAGCATTCCTGTCTTCTGCTTGGCCAACTATCAAAATGGGACAATTTCCCTCAACGGTGGCATTGTAAGCCTAGACGGCCAAGAAAGAATACAGCACAGTATTTCTGGCGCTGCTGAAAAAGCTGAAGAGCTTGGCAAAATGCTGGCAGAAAAAGTGATCCAATCCGGTGGAGACAGAATATTAGCAGAAATCAAAAGGAACCTTAACAAGTAA